A section of the Mesobacillus jeotgali genome encodes:
- a CDS encoding proline--tRNA ligase encodes MKQSMSLIPTLREVPADAEVKSHQLLLRAGFIRQNASGVYTYMPLGRKVLQKVEAIIREEMNHAGAAELFMPALQQAELWQESGRWYSYGPELMRLRDRHDREFALGATHEEVITSLVRDEVKSYKRLPLTLYQIQTKFRDEKRPRFGLLRGREFIMKDAYSFHATQESLDEVYDRIFQAYTNVFTRCGLNFRAVIADSGAMGGKDTHEFMVLSDIGEDTIAYSDTSNYAANIEMAPVTAVYEKSGESAKELKKVHTENQKTIEEVSSFLNVEDNVCIKSLLFKVDDRFVLVLVRGDHEVNDIKLKNFYEASVVELADTNTTKEVLGCSVGSLGPIGVDGVEVIADNAVKAIVNGVCGANEENYHYTNVNPERDFKVTEYTDLRFIKEGDPSPDGQGTIVFAKGIEVGHVFKLGTRYSEAMNAEILDENGRTKPMIMGCYGIGVSRTMAAVAEQFNDENGLVWPPTISPFDVHLIAVNMKDGAQADLAAELYSGLQKAGMDILFDDRQERPGVKFADSDLIGLPVRVTVGKKASEGIVEVKIRKNGEMQEVHKDDLADTLKNILQEL; translated from the coding sequence ATGAAGCAGAGTATGTCGCTTATTCCTACTTTAAGAGAAGTGCCAGCGGATGCAGAAGTCAAAAGCCATCAGCTATTGCTCAGGGCAGGGTTTATCCGCCAAAACGCGAGCGGTGTCTATACATATATGCCTTTAGGGAGAAAGGTCCTTCAAAAAGTAGAGGCAATCATCAGGGAAGAAATGAACCATGCCGGCGCAGCTGAATTATTCATGCCAGCGCTGCAGCAGGCAGAACTATGGCAGGAATCCGGCCGCTGGTATTCTTATGGACCAGAGCTGATGAGGCTAAGGGACAGGCATGATCGAGAGTTTGCTCTTGGTGCTACCCATGAAGAGGTCATCACAAGTCTTGTGCGTGATGAGGTTAAATCATACAAGCGTCTTCCATTGACGCTATACCAGATCCAGACTAAATTCCGTGACGAAAAGCGTCCAAGATTCGGCCTTCTCCGCGGCCGTGAATTCATTATGAAGGATGCGTATTCCTTCCATGCAACACAGGAAAGCCTTGACGAGGTTTATGATCGGATTTTCCAGGCATACACCAATGTGTTCACGCGCTGTGGCCTTAATTTCCGCGCAGTCATTGCAGATTCCGGCGCAATGGGAGGCAAGGACACTCACGAGTTCATGGTACTTTCAGATATCGGAGAGGATACCATTGCTTACTCGGATACTTCCAACTATGCGGCCAATATTGAAATGGCACCAGTTACTGCTGTATATGAAAAGAGCGGTGAATCGGCAAAAGAGCTCAAAAAAGTTCATACTGAAAACCAGAAGACGATTGAAGAAGTGTCCAGCTTCCTGAATGTCGAAGATAATGTATGCATTAAGTCTTTGCTGTTCAAAGTGGATGATCGCTTTGTTCTTGTTTTAGTCCGTGGTGACCATGAAGTGAACGATATCAAGCTGAAGAATTTCTATGAAGCTTCAGTTGTAGAATTGGCAGACACTAATACAACAAAAGAAGTTTTGGGATGCTCAGTCGGATCTCTTGGTCCAATCGGAGTAGATGGCGTTGAAGTGATCGCTGACAATGCCGTTAAAGCAATTGTTAATGGCGTCTGCGGTGCCAATGAAGAGAATTATCATTACACTAATGTAAATCCTGAACGTGACTTCAAAGTAACGGAATATACAGACCTGCGTTTTATTAAAGAAGGTGATCCATCTCCAGATGGCCAGGGAACAATTGTTTTTGCAAAGGGAATCGAAGTAGGACATGTATTCAAGCTTGGCACAAGGTACAGTGAAGCCATGAATGCTGAAATCCTTGATGAAAATGGACGGACTAAGCCAATGATCATGGGCTGCTACGGAATCGGGGTTTCCCGGACAATGGCGGCCGTTGCCGAACAATTCAATGATGAAAATGGATTAGTATGGCCTCCAACTATTTCACCATTTGATGTCCACCTGATTGCCGTGAACATGAAAGATGGTGCCCAGGCAGACCTGGCAGCAGAATTATACTCAGGCCTGCAGAAAGCGGGAATGGACATCCTGTTCGATGACCGCCAGGAGCGCCCGGGAGTGAAATTCGCCGATTCAGACCTGATCGGTTTGCCTGTTAGAGTTACAGTCGGGAAGAAAGCCAGTGAAGGAATCGTCGAAGTCAAAATCCGCAAAAACGGCGAAATGCAGGAAGTGCACAAAGATGATTTAGCGGATACTTTGAAAAACATTTTGCAAGAACTATGA
- a CDS encoding PolC-type DNA polymerase III: MSDLSSGKKERFQLLLQQLQLTEDAIVTHFQNAEIDRVVIEKQARKWHFFFQFERIIPCQLYSTFVGKLEQTFSHIAKISYSVRVLEQTITEQHILDYWKVCIKEIDGIAPPLLKLLNEQTPKIQGTKVVLTARNEAEGLALKRKYGGTIADIYQGFGFPLLTIDTVVSEESTSDEYEKFMKAKEKEDQERGLMAMIEMQKKEAEKAQGDGPAQDGPLTIGLTIKDDADFRKLEDIIDEERRVAIEGFVFFAETKELRSGRTLLTFKITDYTSSIMVKMFSRDKEDAALYQRVSKGMWLKVRGSIQNDTFVRDLVMIGNDINEIKPKGRIDTAPEGEKRVELHLHSPMSQMDAVTPVSSLVAQAAKWGHKAVAITDHAVVQSYPEAFGAGKKNDIKILYGVEINLVDDGVPIAYNDAHRLLAEDTYVVFDVETTGLSAVYDTIIELAAVKIRGGEIIDRFESFANPHHRLSATTINLTGITDDMVRNAPEVSEVLQKFHQWTEDSVLVAHNASFDMGFLNVGYKKIGIGKAANPVIDTLELGRFLYPEMKNHRLNTLAKKFDIELTQHHRAIYDAEATGYLLLKMLKDASEKGLEYHDQLNDNMGQGKAFQRARPYHATLLAQNEVGLKNIFKLVSISHIDYFYRVPRIPRSVLNKHREGILIGSGCDKGEVFEGMMQKGPEEVEEAAQFYDYLEVHPKAVYAHLLELELVRDQKALEDIITNIVRLGEKLDLPVVATGNVHYLNENDKIYRKILVNSQGGANPLNRHELPDVHFRTTNEMLDAFKFLGEEKAKEIVVENTNKIADLIDVIKPIKDDLYTPKIEGADEEMRSMSYGMARSIYGDDLPEIVEARLEKELKSIIDNGFAVIYLISHKLVKKSLDDGYLVGSRGSVGSSFVATMTEITEVNPLPPHYVCPKCKKSEFFNDGSVGSGFDLPDKDCPDCRIKYKKDGHDIPFETFLGFKGDKVPDIDLNFSGEYQPRAHNYTKVLFGEEYVYRAGTIGTVADKTAYGYVKGYQGDNNLQLRGAEIDRLASGCTGVKRTTGQHPGGIIVVPDYMDIFDFSPIQFPADSSTSEWKTTHFDFHSIHDNLLKLDILGHDDPTVIRMLQDLSGIDPKTIPTDDPEVMKIFSGTESLGVTEEQIMSKTGSLGIPEFGTRFVRQMLEDTKPTTFSELVQISGLSHGTDVWLGNAQELIHNNICNLSEVIGCRDDIMVYLIYQGLEPAFAFKIMESVRKGKGLTDEMEEEMRKNKVPEWYIDSCKKIKYMFPKAHAAAYVLMAVRIAYFKVHHPLMYYAAYFTVRADDFDVDAMVRGSESIRAVIEEINAKGLEASTKEKNLMTVMEIALEMCERGFGFAKVDLYKSSASEFIIEDDKLIPPFNAIPGLGTNAAINIVKAREEGEFLSKEDLQQRGKISKTILEYLDNHGCLEGMPDQNQLSLF; this comes from the coding sequence ATGAGTGATCTTTCGTCAGGGAAAAAAGAAAGGTTTCAGCTCCTGCTGCAGCAGCTGCAGCTAACAGAAGATGCTATTGTCACTCATTTTCAAAATGCTGAAATTGACCGGGTAGTAATTGAAAAGCAGGCAAGAAAGTGGCATTTCTTTTTTCAGTTTGAAAGAATCATTCCTTGTCAGCTTTACAGCACATTCGTAGGGAAGCTTGAACAGACTTTCTCGCATATTGCTAAAATATCCTACTCGGTGAGAGTGCTTGAGCAGACAATCACTGAACAGCACATCCTTGATTACTGGAAGGTATGCATAAAGGAAATCGACGGCATTGCCCCTCCATTATTAAAACTGCTGAATGAACAGACACCAAAAATCCAGGGTACAAAAGTTGTTTTAACAGCCAGAAATGAAGCAGAAGGACTTGCTCTAAAAAGAAAATACGGCGGAACTATTGCCGACATCTACCAGGGTTTTGGTTTTCCATTATTGACGATTGATACCGTAGTCAGCGAAGAAAGCACTTCGGATGAGTATGAGAAATTCATGAAAGCCAAGGAGAAGGAAGACCAGGAACGTGGACTGATGGCTATGATAGAAATGCAGAAGAAGGAAGCCGAAAAAGCTCAGGGTGACGGACCTGCACAGGATGGGCCGTTAACCATCGGTCTGACAATCAAAGATGATGCAGATTTCCGCAAGCTCGAGGATATTATCGATGAAGAGCGTCGCGTAGCTATTGAAGGATTTGTATTCTTTGCTGAGACTAAAGAGCTTCGCAGCGGCAGAACACTTCTAACTTTCAAAATTACTGATTATACAAGCTCGATCATGGTGAAGATGTTCTCCAGAGATAAAGAAGACGCAGCACTTTACCAGCGTGTATCCAAAGGGATGTGGCTTAAAGTTCGAGGAAGTATACAGAATGATACTTTTGTGCGCGATCTTGTCATGATCGGTAACGATATCAATGAAATCAAGCCTAAAGGTAGGATAGACACCGCTCCTGAGGGAGAAAAACGGGTTGAACTGCATCTTCATTCACCTATGAGCCAGATGGACGCAGTAACTCCTGTCAGTTCCCTTGTTGCTCAGGCCGCAAAGTGGGGACATAAAGCCGTGGCGATTACGGATCACGCAGTTGTCCAATCTTATCCGGAAGCATTCGGTGCCGGAAAGAAAAATGACATTAAGATCCTTTATGGTGTGGAAATTAACCTGGTTGATGATGGAGTTCCCATCGCCTATAATGACGCGCATAGATTGCTGGCTGAAGATACATATGTTGTTTTTGACGTCGAGACAACAGGTCTGTCAGCGGTATACGATACGATCATTGAACTTGCAGCAGTGAAAATTCGCGGCGGTGAAATCATCGACCGATTCGAATCATTTGCCAATCCTCATCACCGTTTGTCAGCAACGACCATTAACCTGACGGGTATTACCGACGATATGGTCCGCAATGCACCGGAGGTAAGTGAAGTCCTGCAAAAATTCCATCAGTGGACAGAAGACAGTGTTCTTGTTGCCCACAATGCTTCATTTGATATGGGATTCCTTAATGTTGGATATAAAAAAATCGGCATTGGAAAAGCAGCAAATCCGGTTATAGACACACTGGAACTCGGCCGCTTCCTTTATCCTGAAATGAAAAACCATAGGCTGAATACCCTTGCCAAGAAATTCGATATTGAATTGACGCAGCACCACCGTGCGATTTATGATGCCGAAGCTACAGGGTACTTATTGTTGAAAATGCTAAAGGATGCATCAGAAAAAGGCCTGGAATACCATGATCAGCTTAATGATAATATGGGCCAGGGTAAAGCATTCCAGAGAGCGCGGCCATATCATGCCACCCTGCTTGCTCAGAACGAGGTTGGCCTGAAAAACATTTTTAAGCTAGTTTCCATTTCCCATATCGATTATTTTTACAGGGTGCCGAGAATTCCGCGTTCTGTGCTGAATAAGCATCGCGAAGGTATATTGATCGGATCCGGATGTGACAAAGGTGAAGTTTTTGAGGGCATGATGCAAAAAGGCCCGGAAGAGGTTGAAGAAGCAGCGCAATTCTATGACTATCTTGAGGTTCATCCGAAAGCTGTTTACGCTCATTTGCTAGAGTTGGAGTTAGTAAGGGACCAGAAGGCACTAGAAGATATCATCACGAATATTGTCAGGCTGGGAGAGAAGCTGGACTTGCCAGTCGTTGCCACAGGGAATGTCCATTATCTGAATGAAAATGATAAAATCTACCGCAAAATCCTGGTCAACTCCCAGGGTGGAGCAAACCCGCTTAATCGTCATGAGCTGCCGGACGTCCATTTCAGGACGACGAATGAGATGCTGGATGCATTTAAATTCCTCGGAGAAGAAAAAGCGAAAGAGATTGTGGTCGAAAATACGAATAAAATTGCGGATTTGATTGATGTGATCAAGCCTATAAAAGATGATCTGTATACTCCGAAAATCGAAGGCGCTGACGAAGAAATGCGCAGCATGAGTTATGGAATGGCGCGGAGTATATACGGAGACGACCTTCCTGAAATCGTTGAAGCCCGATTGGAAAAAGAATTGAAGAGTATCATCGATAACGGGTTTGCGGTCATTTACCTCATTTCTCATAAACTCGTAAAAAAATCATTGGATGATGGCTATCTTGTAGGATCCCGTGGTTCAGTCGGTTCATCCTTTGTAGCTACCATGACCGAGATTACGGAGGTTAATCCGCTTCCGCCGCATTACGTATGCCCTAAGTGCAAAAAGTCCGAGTTCTTCAATGATGGTTCAGTCGGTTCAGGATTCGACCTGCCTGATAAGGATTGCCCGGATTGCAGGATCAAATATAAAAAGGATGGACACGATATCCCGTTTGAAACCTTCCTGGGATTCAAAGGTGACAAGGTTCCCGATATCGATTTGAACTTCTCCGGTGAATACCAGCCTCGTGCCCATAACTATACGAAAGTGCTATTTGGTGAGGAGTATGTATACCGTGCAGGAACCATCGGTACCGTAGCGGATAAGACAGCTTATGGATATGTGAAAGGCTACCAGGGCGATAACAATCTTCAGCTTCGCGGGGCAGAAATCGACCGCCTGGCTTCTGGCTGTACGGGTGTAAAAAGGACAACCGGGCAGCACCCTGGCGGTATCATTGTTGTACCGGATTATATGGATATTTTTGATTTTTCGCCAATTCAATTCCCGGCAGACAGCAGCACATCAGAATGGAAAACCACTCATTTTGATTTCCATTCGATTCACGATAACCTGTTAAAGCTTGATATCCTGGGACACGATGATCCAACGGTAATCAGGATGCTTCAGGATTTAAGCGGTATTGACCCAAAGACAATCCCGACTGATGACCCTGAAGTCATGAAAATATTCAGCGGCACTGAATCACTGGGTGTGACCGAAGAACAAATCATGTCAAAAACAGGTTCATTAGGGATACCGGAATTCGGGACGCGCTTTGTACGCCAGATGCTTGAGGATACGAAGCCGACGACGTTCTCAGAGCTCGTACAGATTTCCGGCCTTTCACACGGTACGGACGTATGGCTCGGAAATGCCCAGGAACTGATCCATAATAATATCTGCAATCTCAGCGAAGTAATCGGCTGCCGTGACGATATCATGGTTTACCTGATTTATCAGGGACTCGAGCCGGCATTCGCTTTTAAGATAATGGAATCTGTCCGTAAGGGTAAAGGCCTTACCGATGAAATGGAAGAAGAGATGCGCAAGAATAAAGTGCCGGAATGGTATATTGATTCCTGCAAAAAAATCAAGTACATGTTCCCTAAAGCCCACGCGGCTGCCTACGTTTTAATGGCGGTAAGGATTGCGTATTTCAAAGTGCACCATCCGCTCATGTATTATGCAGCATACTTTACCGTAAGGGCAGATGACTTTGATGTCGACGCGATGGTGCGTGGTTCTGAGAGCATCCGAGCGGTGATTGAGGAAATCAACGCCAAAGGGCTCGAAGCATCCACCAAGGAAAAGAACCTTATGACAGTAATGGAAATTGCACTGGAAATGTGTGAGCGCGGTTTCGGATTCGCGAAGGTCGATCTCTACAAATCGAGTGCATCAGAGTTCATTATCGAAGATGATAAATTGATTCCGCCATTCAATGCGATCCCAGGACTCGGAACGAACGCAGCAATCAATATCGTAAAGGCGCGTGAGGAAGGGGAATTTCTATCTAAAGAAGATCTCCAGCAGCGCGGGAAAATTTCAAAGACAATTCTTGAATATCTGGATAACCATGGCTGCCTTGAAGGTATGCCGGATCAAAACCAGCTGTCATTATTTTAA
- the rimP gene encoding ribosome maturation factor RimP: MSKVTEVVEELVTPILNENDLELVDIEYVKEGKNWFLRVYIDKDNGIDIEECGIVSERLSEKLDAIDPIPHNYFLEVSSPGAERPLKKEKDYQKAIGKNVFVKTYEPIDGEKAFEGILTDYNGETITVEVKIKTRKKTVAIPFEKIASARLAVTFS, from the coding sequence ATGAGCAAGGTTACAGAAGTAGTGGAAGAGCTAGTAACTCCCATCTTGAATGAAAACGACCTAGAATTAGTAGATATTGAATACGTAAAAGAAGGAAAGAACTGGTTCCTGCGCGTATACATTGATAAGGACAACGGTATTGATATCGAGGAATGCGGCATCGTCAGTGAGCGCCTTAGCGAAAAGCTTGATGCCATTGATCCAATCCCGCATAACTACTTTTTGGAAGTCTCCTCACCAGGTGCAGAACGCCCTTTGAAAAAGGAAAAGGATTATCAAAAAGCAATCGGCAAGAATGTCTTTGTCAAAACGTATGAACCAATCGATGGCGAAAAGGCGTTTGAAGGGATTTTGACCGATTACAATGGTGAAACAATAACTGTGGAAGTGAAAATTAAAACACGAAAGAAAACAGTTGCAATACCTTTTGAAAAGATTGCCAGCGCGAGGCTTGCAGTCACTTTTTCATAA
- the nusA gene encoding transcription termination factor NusA, whose amino-acid sequence MSSELLDALTILEKEKGISRDILIEAIEAALISAYRRNFNQAQNVRIDLNLGNGSMRVFARKEVVDEVFDPRLEISLEEAQKINPNYVVEDVVELEVTPKDFGRIAAQTAKQVVTQRVREAERGIIYSEFIDREEDIMTGIVQRQDPKFIYVSLGKIEAILPANEQMPNEHYKPHDRIKVFITKVEKTTKGPQIFVSRTHPGLLKRLFEIEVPEIYDGTVEIKSVAREAGDRSKISVHSDNQEVDPVGSCVGPRGNRVQAVVNELKGEKIDIVKWSEDPVVFVANALSPSKVLDVIVNEEEKATTVIVPDYQLSLAIGKRGQNARLAAKLTGWKIDIKAETEARDSGIYPRDNEPLLSANDDYEDEDID is encoded by the coding sequence ATGAGCAGCGAATTGTTGGATGCTCTTACGATTCTTGAAAAAGAAAAAGGGATTTCCAGGGACATTTTAATTGAGGCAATCGAAGCAGCACTTATTTCTGCTTATCGCCGCAACTTCAACCAGGCACAAAACGTCCGTATCGATTTGAACTTAGGAAATGGTTCAATGCGCGTTTTTGCCAGAAAGGAAGTTGTCGACGAAGTCTTCGATCCACGCCTTGAGATCTCTTTGGAAGAAGCACAAAAGATCAATCCTAACTATGTGGTAGAAGATGTTGTTGAACTCGAAGTGACACCGAAGGACTTCGGAAGAATTGCTGCACAGACAGCCAAACAGGTGGTTACACAGCGTGTACGTGAAGCAGAAAGAGGCATCATCTATTCTGAATTCATCGATCGCGAAGAGGATATCATGACAGGTATCGTACAGCGTCAGGATCCAAAGTTCATCTATGTGAGTCTGGGTAAAATTGAGGCAATCCTGCCAGCCAATGAGCAGATGCCTAACGAACATTACAAGCCTCATGACAGAATTAAAGTGTTTATTACCAAGGTTGAAAAAACCACTAAAGGGCCACAAATATTCGTTTCGAGAACACACCCTGGGCTTTTGAAGAGACTTTTCGAAATTGAAGTACCTGAAATTTATGACGGTACTGTTGAAATAAAGTCAGTTGCACGCGAAGCAGGCGACCGTTCAAAGATCTCTGTTCATTCTGATAACCAGGAAGTTGATCCAGTCGGTTCATGTGTCGGTCCTCGCGGAAATCGCGTTCAGGCAGTTGTCAATGAGCTTAAGGGCGAAAAAATCGATATCGTCAAGTGGTCTGAAGATCCTGTCGTATTTGTAGCCAATGCATTGAGTCCTTCAAAAGTTCTTGATGTCATTGTTAATGAAGAGGAAAAAGCGACAACAGTAATCGTTCCTGATTACCAGCTTTCACTGGCGATTGGAAAACGCGGGCAGAACGCACGGCTTGCTGCTAAGCTTACTGGCTGGAAAATTGACATTAAGGCAGAAACTGAGGCGAGAGATTCAGGCATTTATCCACGCGACAATGAGCCGCTTTTATCTGCAAATGATGATTATGAAGATGAAGACATTGATTAA
- the rnpM gene encoding RNase P modulator RnpM translates to MNSHKKVPMRKCVATGEMRPKKELVRIVRSKEGEVSVDVTGKKSGRGAYLSKDKEAVDLAKKRNILSKQLETQVDNAIYDELYDLIEKESRQS, encoded by the coding sequence GTGAACAGCCACAAGAAGGTTCCTATGCGAAAATGTGTCGCTACCGGTGAAATGAGGCCGAAAAAAGAACTAGTTCGCATCGTTCGCTCTAAAGAAGGAGAAGTATCCGTCGACGTGACAGGGAAAAAGTCAGGCCGCGGGGCATATCTTTCAAAAGATAAAGAAGCAGTAGATTTAGCCAAGAAACGGAATATATTGTCCAAACAGCTTGAAACTCAAGTGGACAATGCAATTTATGATGAGTTGTATGACCTCATCGAAAAGGAGAGCAGACAATCCTGA
- a CDS encoding YlxQ family RNA-binding protein, whose protein sequence is MNSNQWMSLLGLANRARKIISGEELSVKEIRSGKAKLILLSADASANTTKKITDKCNSYNVPCKMVPDRFQLGQAIGKDARVVVALLDEGFAKKLLTLLD, encoded by the coding sequence ATGAATTCTAATCAATGGATGTCATTGCTTGGTTTAGCGAATCGAGCACGGAAAATTATTTCAGGGGAAGAGCTTTCCGTCAAAGAAATCAGAAGCGGAAAAGCGAAACTCATTTTGCTTTCAGCGGATGCATCCGCAAATACTACAAAGAAAATTACCGACAAGTGCAATTCCTATAATGTTCCCTGCAAGATGGTCCCGGACAGGTTCCAGCTTGGCCAGGCGATTGGAAAGGATGCCCGCGTTGTAGTAGCCCTGTTGGACGAGGGTTTTGCAAAAAAACTGTTGACGTTGCTCGATTAA
- the infB gene encoding translation initiation factor IF-2: MSKTRVYEYAKKHNLSSKDVIIKLKEMNIEVSNHMTAMEDETVKKLDAIYQKREEKQPANKPQQQSQPKSSQGDKQAHNRNQGQKPNQGQNRNHSQNSGQNRNQSQNQQRNNTGQQKPQLKTTASAFSDDERRATTPEKVKSSATPNKKPGNSQPFNKNNKNKQNNKNRNQQNQNKGRQSQQQAPQQPKKVKELPTKITFSESLTVAELAKKLNREPSEIIKKLFMLGVMATINQDLDKDAIELIATDYGVEVEEEIKIDTTDLEVYFTEDEEANMVERPSVVTIMGHVDHGKTTLLDSIRNTKVTAGEAGGITQHIGAYQVEDNGKKITFLDTPGHAAFTTMRARGAKITDITILVVAADDGVKPQTVEALNHAKAAEVPIIVAVNKMDKPTANPDRVMQELTEYGLVPEAWGGETIFVPISALTGEGIDSLLEMILLVGEVEEYKANPNRNAIGTVIEAQLDKGRGSVATLLVQNGTLKIGDPIVVGNTFGRVRAMVNDLGRRVKDAGPSTPVEITGLNDVPQAGDRFVVFEDEKTARQIGEIRSQQALQAQRSEKARVSLDTLFEHMKQGEMKDLNLIIKADVQGSVEALAAALQKLEVEGVNVRIIHTGVGAINESDITLAAASNGIVIGFNVRPDNNAKRAADSEKVDIRLHRIIYKVIEEIESAMKGMLDPVYAEKVIGQAEVRQTFKVSKIGTIAGSYVTDGKITRDSGVRLIREGVVIFEGQLDALKRFKDDAKEVSAGYECGITIKNFNDVKEGDVIEAYIMEEVER; the protein is encoded by the coding sequence ATGAGTAAAACGCGCGTTTATGAATATGCAAAGAAGCATAATTTATCGAGTAAAGACGTGATTATAAAATTGAAAGAAATGAACATAGAGGTTTCCAACCATATGACTGCAATGGAAGATGAAACCGTAAAGAAGCTTGATGCGATCTACCAAAAGAGAGAAGAAAAGCAGCCAGCGAATAAGCCGCAGCAGCAAAGCCAGCCCAAGTCTTCACAGGGCGACAAACAAGCGCACAACAGAAACCAGGGCCAAAAGCCAAACCAGGGGCAAAATCGCAATCATTCCCAAAATTCGGGTCAGAATCGCAATCAATCCCAAAACCAGCAAAGAAACAACACAGGGCAGCAAAAACCTCAGCTTAAGACAACTGCCAGCGCTTTTTCAGATGACGAGCGCCGCGCAACAACTCCTGAGAAGGTAAAAAGCTCAGCAACGCCTAATAAAAAGCCTGGGAACTCTCAGCCTTTCAACAAAAATAACAAGAACAAACAGAATAATAAGAACAGAAACCAGCAAAACCAGAATAAAGGCCGACAAAGCCAGCAGCAGGCTCCACAACAGCCGAAAAAGGTGAAAGAGCTTCCAACAAAGATTACTTTCAGCGAGTCCTTGACAGTGGCTGAACTTGCCAAGAAGCTTAATCGTGAACCTTCTGAAATCATCAAGAAGCTATTCATGCTTGGTGTTATGGCAACAATCAATCAGGATCTAGACAAAGATGCTATCGAATTGATTGCTACAGATTATGGCGTAGAGGTCGAAGAAGAAATCAAAATCGATACAACCGATCTTGAAGTATACTTCACTGAAGATGAAGAAGCGAATATGGTTGAAAGACCATCAGTCGTTACAATCATGGGCCACGTTGACCATGGTAAAACAACTTTGCTTGACTCTATCCGCAATACTAAGGTAACTGCAGGCGAGGCTGGTGGAATCACTCAGCATATCGGTGCTTACCAGGTTGAGGATAATGGCAAGAAAATTACATTCCTTGATACACCAGGTCACGCAGCCTTTACAACCATGCGTGCCCGCGGTGCGAAGATTACCGATATTACCATCCTGGTTGTGGCAGCAGATGACGGAGTAAAGCCACAGACTGTAGAAGCGTTGAACCATGCCAAAGCTGCAGAAGTACCAATCATCGTCGCGGTTAACAAGATGGATAAACCAACTGCGAACCCTGATCGAGTAATGCAGGAATTGACAGAGTATGGCCTGGTTCCAGAGGCATGGGGCGGCGAAACAATCTTTGTTCCTATTTCAGCTCTTACAGGGGAAGGCATCGATAGCTTGCTGGAAATGATCCTGCTTGTAGGAGAAGTGGAAGAATACAAGGCAAATCCTAACAGGAATGCCATTGGAACGGTTATTGAAGCGCAGCTTGATAAAGGCCGTGGCTCCGTGGCAACATTGCTTGTCCAGAACGGTACTTTGAAAATCGGTGACCCGATTGTTGTTGGAAACACTTTCGGCCGTGTACGTGCCATGGTTAACGATTTAGGCCGCCGCGTAAAGGATGCAGGCCCATCAACACCTGTTGAAATTACAGGGCTTAATGATGTGCCACAGGCAGGAGACCGTTTCGTCGTATTTGAAGACGAAAAAACAGCGCGCCAGATTGGTGAAATTCGTTCACAGCAAGCATTGCAGGCTCAGCGCAGTGAAAAAGCCCGCGTAAGCCTCGATACATTGTTTGAACATATGAAACAAGGGGAAATGAAAGACCTAAATCTAATTATTAAAGCCGACGTTCAAGGTTCAGTTGAAGCACTTGCAGCAGCATTGCAAAAACTGGAGGTTGAAGGTGTCAATGTGAGGATTATTCACACTGGTGTTGGTGCGATCAATGAGTCTGACATCACTCTTGCTGCAGCTTCAAACGGTATCGTCATTGGTTTCAACGTACGTCCGGACAATAACGCTAAACGTGCAGCCGATTCTGAAAAGGTTGATATCCGACTACACCGTATTATTTATAAGGTGATTGAAGAAATCGAATCAGCCATGAAGGGAATGCTTGACCCTGTTTATGCAGAAAAAGTTATTGGCCAGGCTGAAGTCCGACAGACTTTCAAGGTATCAAAAATCGGAACAATTGCAGGTTCATATGTCACTGATGGAAAAATCACCCGTGACAGCGGTGTTCGCTTGATCCGTGAGGGAGTTGTAATTTTTGAAGGACAACTTGATGCGTTAAAACGTTTCAAGGATGATGCCAAGGAAGTATCAGCAGGCTATGAATGTGGTATTACCATTAAAAACTTCAATGACGTCAAGGAAGGCGATGTTATTGAAGCATATATCATGGAAGAAGTGGAACGTTAA
- a CDS encoding DUF503 domain-containing protein, which produces MVVGLAACECIIYDAHSLKEKRAVLQRIITRLKQKYNVSVSEVEHHDLWQRTTIAIAAVSASKVSTERELQNALKMIDSFPEIERTITDIEWL; this is translated from the coding sequence ATGGTAGTAGGCTTAGCAGCCTGTGAATGCATCATCTATGATGCTCATTCTCTAAAAGAAAAGAGAGCTGTCCTGCAGCGAATCATCACAAGGCTGAAACAAAAGTACAATGTTTCCGTGTCTGAAGTAGAGCATCATGATCTCTGGCAGCGCACTACAATTGCCATTGCAGCTGTCTCAGCATCAAAGGTATCGACCGAAAGGGAGCTTCAGAACGCCTTGAAAATGATTGATTCTTTTCCTGAGATCGAACGTACCATCACCGATATTGAATGGCTTTGA